The sequence CGCAGCGGGTCCATGGCGCCCACCAGCTCCAGCGCGCGGGCAGGGAGCGAGTCCAGCGACAGGGACAGCCGCTGGAGGAAGCGCGTGGGGTACACCCGCAGCGCCAGCTCCACGCCGAAGCCCAGCACGAGGTAGAGCAACGAGAGCAGGAAGGCATTGCCCCACATGATGCGAAGCAGCGGGGCGGCCTCGGGGCGAGGTGGAGAGGACTTCACGCTATCTGGCCGCCTTCTTCTTGAGCACGGGCAGCGCCTTCTTCACGCGCGCCGCTTCCGGTGAGCCTCCCGCCAGCCGCAGGAAGGCTTCGTAGGACTCCACCGCGCGGGGCAACTCCGCCGACTCGCGCACCAGCACGTCCGCCAGCGCCAGGTGGGCCAGGCCGTCCGTGGGCTCCAGCTCCACCGCCTTCGCCAGCGCCGTCTTCGCCTCGTCCTCCTTGCGCTGCTTGAGCGCCACCATGCCCAGCGCCAGATAGGAGCGGCCCTCGTACGGCGCCAGCCGCACCGCCTCGTCCGCCGCGGTGCGCGCGTCCTTCACCGCGCCCGCGCCGAGCAGCACCCGCGCCATGGTGGCCTGCGCGAAGGCCTTGTCCCAGACGGTGGGCGCGCGGGCCGCCAGGTCCTCCAGCGTCCGCGCCGCCGGGCGTCCACCCGAGGGGAGCTGCACGTAGAGCTCGCCCACGCGGCCACAGGTGGCGTCCGGCCCCTCGCGGCGGGCGGCGGCGAAGGCCGCGTCCGCATTGTCCACGTTCCCCTGGCGCAGGAAGGCGTGGGCAATCTCGCAGAAGGTGTCCGGGTCCTTCGGGTCCAGCTTGTTGGCGCGCTCCAGCGAGGCGAAGCCGCCCTTCCCGTCTCCGGCGGCGAAGAGGATGGCGGCGCGCAGCCGGTACGCCTCCGCGTCATCCGGCGCCAGCTTCACCGCGCGGCCCACCGCACCGTCCGCCTCCTTGCGGCGGCCGGCGTGGTACAGCGCCAGCGCGAAGCCCTTGTGCGCCCCGGCGCTGCCCGGGTTCTCCAGCTGCCACGCCTCGAACTGCTTGAGGGCCTCCGGCGTGCGGCCCAGGGCCAGCAGCGTGCGGCCCAGCGCGTCGCGAGACTCGCCGTGCGCGCCGTTGCGCTCCACCGCCTGCGTCAGCGGCTTGAGGGCCATGTCCGGCAGCCCGCGCGCCAGCAGCAGCCGCCCCAGCGAGCAGGACGCCTCGTAGTCGCGCGGGTCCTTCTGCGCCTCCTCGAACTGGGCCTGCGCCTTGTCGAAGGCGCGCTCGCGCCAGTACACCTGCCCCAGCGCCAGCCGCATGTCGTTGCGCGGACGCTTGGACGCGGCCAGGGCCTTCTCCAGCAGCTCGCGCGCCTGGGGCGCGTTGCCCTCGGCGGCGTCGGCCAGGGCCAGCCACGAGACGGCCTCCGGCGGGTAGCGGTCATTCACGCGCGTGCGCGCCAGCTCCGCGCGGGCGCGCTTCCAGTCACCGAGGCGCGCGTAGGCGGCGCCGCGCACCAGGGCCACCTTGCGGCCCCCGTCCGCGTCCAGACGCGTCAGCACGTCGCGCTCGCGGTCTCTATCCAGCAGGGCCCGGCCCAGGCCCTCGCGGGCCTCGTCGCTCTTGGGCTGCAGCTTGAGGGCGGCCTCGTAGGCGGCCTGCGCCGCGTCCAGCTTGCCCGCGGCGCGGCTGGCGGCGCCGAGCGCGAGCTGGAAGTCGAAGGCCATGGGCCCCTGCGCGCCCTTGCTCAGGAGGGCGCGGGCCTCGTCGTGCTTGCCTCGGGCGGAGAGCAGCTCGCCATGGATGAGCTGCTGGCGCCCCTTGAGCGAGGCCGGCAGGTTCGCGTCGTCCGCGAGCGGCGCCACGTCCGCGAGCGCCGCGTCCAAATCCTGGTCCAGCGCGAGCCGCGCCTCGGCGAGGCCGATGCGGGCGGCGGGGTGCTCGGGGGACTTCTTGCGGGCGCGCTCGAACATCTCGACGGCCTGCGCGAAGTCCTCGGAGGCGAGGTAGTAGTCACCCAGCGCCACCAGCGCGCGCACGTTGGCGGGCGAGGCGCGGAGGGCGCGGTCGAAGCGCTCCAGCGCCTTCTTCTCGTCCTTCGCCGTCAGCAGGAGGCTGCCGGCGAGCGCGTGGACCTCGGTGCTGTCCTCGGTGGAGGACAGCAGCGCGCGGCGGGCGGGCTCGCGGCCCCGGTCATCCGCCACCAGCACGTTGGTGGCGAGCACCAGCCCCGGCGAGCCCTCCTTCACGCCCGGCTTCTCCAGCGCCTCCAGCGCCTGGCGCCGGTCGTCGGGAGACATGCCGTGGTCCGCGAAGAGGAGCGCGTGCGTCCAGGCGGTGAGCGCCCAGGCGCGGCTGCTGCTCTCGTCCATCTCGTGCGCGAGCTGGAGCTGCTTCAGCGCCGAGTCCAGTGAGGCTCGCGTGTCCTGGAGCGTGAGGTCGTCGGCCCGGGCCAGCGCCTCGTTCAGCGTCTGGCCGCCGTTGTCCGAGTTGATCTTGATGAAGCCGATGATGACGATGGCGAGCACCAGCACCGCCACCACGCCGCCGGCAATCTTCACGCCGTGCCGGGCGATGAAGGAGTTCTTCGCGGCCTCGCGCGCCAGCTTCTCGCGCAGCTCCTTCTCGTAGGCGGCGGTGAGCGCCTCGGTGTCCGGCGCGGGGGCCTTCGCCTTCGCGGCGACGGTGGGCGAGGCCGCCGTCGCGTCCGGGATGTCATCGAGCAGCGAGCGCTTGCCACCCGACGGGCGCACCGGCGAGGCCGCGCGCGCGGCGACGGGGTTCTGCCCGGTGGGCTCGGGAGGCGGCAGGTCGCCGAGGAGCCCGCCTCCAGCGGCGGGAATCGTCGGCTTGGCGGTGGTGAACTCGCCGGAGAGGAGCAGCGGCAGCTCGCTGGTACCCTCGGGAAGGGCGGCCTGGAGCGCGTCCGAGGAGTCACCGGAGGAAGCCGTGTCCGAAGAGGACGCGGTTCCGTCCTCGGAGGCGCCCGGTGTTTCGGAGGAAGCCGAGGCGCCGTCGCCCGTGGGCGAGTCCTCGTCGTCGAGCGAGAGGTCCAGGCCCGGGAGCTGGGTGTCCGGCGTAGGCCGCAGCACCGGGACCTGACGGTTGATGAGACCGAGCGAGGACGCCACGTCGCCCGTGGCACCATCGGTTCCGACGGGAGCATGCTCCCCCGTGGCCGCGCGGCCGGACAGGCCCGAGTCACCGGCACCGCTGTCCAAGTCGATGCCCGTATCGAGCGCGCCATCGGTGCCCGCACGTCCGCCGGCATCCTCGCCGCCAGCGGCACCGCGTGCGCCCGCCCCGGCCGCGCCGTGGGCAGCAGTGCCACCTGCCCCATTCGCGCGAGGACTGCTCGCATCAGCCCCGGCCGTGCCACGACCCGACGCACCACCCGCGCCAGCCGCACCCGGCCCGCTCGTGTCGGCCGCGCCACTGCCGGATGGACCGCTCGCTGAGGCTCCACCCGCGCGCTGGCCACCCGCCTCGGCCGCGCCAGTCGCCTTGCGCGCACCCGCCTCGCCACCCTCGGCCGGCTTCAGCTTCGCGGCGTCACCGAGCGCCGCGGCCCGCAGCCTCGCGGCCGCCTTGGGCGCCGCCGCGGCAGCCGCCTCCTGCGCGCCCTCCCCTTCCGCCTCCGCGGCCTCGCCCTCCTTCGGGGACTTCGTCTTCTCCAGTCCCATCAGGTCCGCGAACACCGGAGCGGGCCCGCCCGCCAGCGCCTGCTGTGCCTGCTCCAGCCACAGCTTCACGCGCCCGTCATTGGGCTGCAGCGCCACGGCCTTGCGCAGAATCGGCAGCGCCGAGCGGTACAACCCACGCTGCAGCAACACCTCGCCGATGAGGTTGTACGCGTAGGGGTTGTCCTTCTCGATGCTGATGGCCTGGTCGAACTGCTCCATCGCCTCCGCGGGACGCCCCAACTGGATGAGCGCCTTGCCCCACAACACCCGTCCCACAGTAGACGTGGGGTGGTGGGAGATGCCCTGCCCGCAGACCTCGATGGCACGCGCCGCGTCCCCCTTTTCAAGGAGGGCCTTGGCCAGCTCGACGAAGACGGAAGAAGTAGGGTCCTGCCGGAGGAGCTGCTCGTATCGCTCCACCATCGACTTGGCCATGTGCGCTCGCGGCTCCGGTACTCGGGAGGGGAGCCGGACCATACCACCGCGCTCGTCCGTCGATGCAGGCGGGTGATACCGTCTCGGACGTGAATCGCCTGCCTGCCCTCCTCCTCGTGCTCGTCCTCGGGGCGTGCGCAACCGCATCCAAGAAATCCAGCCTGGAAGCACTCAAGCCCACGGTGGAGAGCTTCCACCAGCTCATCCGCTGGAAGGACTACCGCTCCGCCGCCAGCCTCCTCGTCCAGGAGCGTCGCGAGGACTTCCAGCGCGCGCGCGTCCGCCTCAACGATGACGCGGACCTCTCCGTCACCGACTACGAAATCGAGGACGTGAAGCTGTCCGACGACGGGCAGCGCGCCACCGTGCACAGCCGCATCCAGTGGATGCGCCTGCCGTCCGCCTCCGCGCGCACCGCCCTCGTCACCTCGGAGTTCGTCCTCCGGAACGGGGCGTGGCTGCTGGAGCGACAGGTCGACGGGCCCTTCGACGGCGAATTGCCGTAGCAAGGTGCCCAAAAAGAAACCGCCCACCGTCTCGGGGCCGGCCGAGACGGTAGGCGTCGGGAGTCCCCCAATGGGACGCCCTACAAGAATCCGCCTACCGTCTCGGGGCCGGCCGAGACGGTGGGCGTCGGGAGTCCCCCAATGGGACGCCCTACAAGAAACCGCCTACCGCCTCGGGGCCGGCCGAGACGGTAGGCGTCGGGAGTCCCCCCATGGGACGCCCTGACAGGGTGGCATTGAGGGAGCGCTGTACTCGGGCCCGCGCTGCCTCGCCGTTTCGTGGCTTTCCTAGAGCAATGCGAATGCCAGCCCCCATGCGAGGCATTGGAGGCCGGCGGCCCATTGGAGATTCAAGGGTTTGCAATCCCAGACGCCCGGACGCCCGCCTGCCCTCCTGCCCGGGTCCTGACATCGCTGTCAGTGCCCCAAGCAGGAGGCGTCACGCCAGGCGCGACACGGATGTCAGGGCACTCTC comes from Pyxidicoccus parkwaysis and encodes:
- a CDS encoding tetratricopeptide repeat protein → MAKSMVERYEQLLRQDPTSSVFVELAKALLEKGDAARAIEVCGQGISHHPTSTVGRVLWGKALIQLGRPAEAMEQFDQAISIEKDNPYAYNLIGEVLLQRGLYRSALPILRKAVALQPNDGRVKLWLEQAQQALAGGPAPVFADLMGLEKTKSPKEGEAAEAEGEGAQEAAAAAAPKAAARLRAAALGDAAKLKPAEGGEAGARKATGAAEAGGQRAGGASASGPSGSGAADTSGPGAAGAGGASGRGTAGADASSPRANGAGGTAAHGAAGAGARGAAGGEDAGGRAGTDGALDTGIDLDSGAGDSGLSGRAATGEHAPVGTDGATGDVASSLGLINRQVPVLRPTPDTQLPGLDLSLDDEDSPTGDGASASSETPGASEDGTASSSDTASSGDSSDALQAALPEGTSELPLLLSGEFTTAKPTIPAAGGGLLGDLPPPEPTGQNPVAARAASPVRPSGGKRSLLDDIPDATAASPTVAAKAKAPAPDTEALTAAYEKELREKLAREAAKNSFIARHGVKIAGGVVAVLVLAIVIIGFIKINSDNGGQTLNEALARADDLTLQDTRASLDSALKQLQLAHEMDESSSRAWALTAWTHALLFADHGMSPDDRRQALEALEKPGVKEGSPGLVLATNVLVADDRGREPARRALLSSTEDSTEVHALAGSLLLTAKDEKKALERFDRALRASPANVRALVALGDYYLASEDFAQAVEMFERARKKSPEHPAARIGLAEARLALDQDLDAALADVAPLADDANLPASLKGRQQLIHGELLSARGKHDEARALLSKGAQGPMAFDFQLALGAASRAAGKLDAAQAAYEAALKLQPKSDEAREGLGRALLDRDRERDVLTRLDADGGRKVALVRGAAYARLGDWKRARAELARTRVNDRYPPEAVSWLALADAAEGNAPQARELLEKALAASKRPRNDMRLALGQVYWRERAFDKAQAQFEEAQKDPRDYEASCSLGRLLLARGLPDMALKPLTQAVERNGAHGESRDALGRTLLALGRTPEALKQFEAWQLENPGSAGAHKGFALALYHAGRRKEADGAVGRAVKLAPDDAEAYRLRAAILFAAGDGKGGFASLERANKLDPKDPDTFCEIAHAFLRQGNVDNADAAFAAARREGPDATCGRVGELYVQLPSGGRPAARTLEDLAARAPTVWDKAFAQATMARVLLGAGAVKDARTAADEAVRLAPYEGRSYLALGMVALKQRKEDEAKTALAKAVELEPTDGLAHLALADVLVRESAELPRAVESYEAFLRLAGGSPEAARVKKALPVLKKKAAR